GGTGTAAATCCTCACTTTTATGCCAATAGAGAAAGAAGTTTAGAAGAAGTATTTCCATGGGATGTAATAGACGTTGGGGTGGATAAAAGATATTTGATTAGAGAATATAAAAAATCTCAAGAAGGAAGAATTACACCTGACTGCAGGCTCTATTGTACAGGTTGTGGAGTAAAGGACTTTGATGAGGGGGTAGTATGTTTTGAAGCGTCTAAGAAATAAATATACAAAAGATGAAAGAGTCAAATTTATTTCCCATTTAGACCTTTTGCGAGTATTTCAAAGGGCTTTGAGAAGAGCCGATATAAAAGTGGCTTTTTCACAAGGATTTAATCCCCATCCCAAAATTTCTTTTGGGCCTGCACTTGTGGTGGGAGCAACGACAGAAGGAGATTATATGGATATAGATGTGGAAGAAGATATTTCTCCTGAAGAATTCAGAAAAAAGATGAACAAAGTGTTACCACCTGGTATTGAAATTGTGGAAAGTTATGAGGTAGAATTAAATGATGCGCTTTCTACAAAAATAAAAGGAGCAGAGTATATTTTGCAAGTCAATGTTAAAAAAAGTATTAAAGATATTCAAAATAAAATAGAAGAATTTATGAAAAGAGATATAATTGAGATAGAAAAAGAGAGTAAAAGTGGCAGAAAAATGGTAAATATAAGACCTTATGTTTTGGAATTAA
The sequence above is a segment of the Thermoanaerobacter ethanolicus JW 200 genome. Coding sequences within it:
- a CDS encoding TIGR03936 family radical SAM-associated protein, whose translation is MKRLRNKYTKDERVKFISHLDLLRVFQRALRRADIKVAFSQGFNPHPKISFGPALVVGATTEGDYMDIDVEEDISPEEFRKKMNKVLPPGIEIVESYEVELNDALSTKIKGAEYILQVNVKKSIKDIQNKIEEFMKRDIIEIEKESKSGRKMVNIRPYVLELKVIEEAEDYFKFYIKLKLGEGAPNPLHLLKALNDYIGDLFDMDFYKLHRKNMILE